The nucleotide window TTTTCTATTCGCTACTAACCCGATTATATCGGCCCAACATACCACACCTCCCAACATATTATCGATGCAAGAACGGGCTGAGGTCGAAAATCAATGGCTCGAACATCGGCTCAATAATGTAATACCCAAACTCATGCGTCGCGAAAATATTGATATGTGGATTATCATTGCTCGCGAATATAATGAAGATCCCGTCATCAAAACGATGCTGCCTGCTACCTGGCAATCTGCGCGCCGTCGAACGATACTTGTTTTTTCAAACGACGGTCAAAAGGTAGAACGGATGGCTGTAGCACGATATGATATTGGCAAATTCTTTAAAACGGCTTGGGATAAAGAAAAAGAACCGAATCAGTGGCAGCGTCTTGCTGACATCATTAAAGAAAAAGATCCGCAAACTATTGCGCTTAATTACTCCTCCACTTTTGCACTGGCCGATGGCATAAGTAAATCACAATACAAGGATTTTTCTTCTACCCTATCAAGAAAATACCAAGATCGTATTATATCAGGAGAAAACTTAGCTATTGGTTGGCTGGAAACACGCACTGAACCCGAAATGCAAGTCTATCCCATGATTGTCCATATTGCACATGATATCATTGCGGAGGGATTTTCGGAAAAAGTAATCCAGCCGGGCATCACTACTACAACCGATGTAGAGTGGTGGTACCGTGAACGTATCCGTGACCTCAACCTAACGGCTTGGTTTCACCCCAGCGTATCAGTGCAACGTTCAGCCGATCCTGATACATCGTTCCTGAATAACTTCTCCCAACGTCCCGATGAAAATGTTATTCTTCCCGGAGACCTGCTCCATGTCGATTTTGGTATCACTTACCTGGGGCTCAACACCGACACCCAACAACATGCCTACGTTCTTAAGCCCGGAGAAAACCAAGCTCCTAAAGGGCTTCAGAAAGCATTAAAGACTGGGAACCGTCTGCAGGATATCCTGACGGAAAATTTTAAAGAAGGTCGCAATGGAAATGAAATACTTGCTAAAAGTCGAAAAAGAGCTATAAACGAAGGCATCACCCCCAGCATCTACACACACCCGATTGGCTATCACGGTCACGGGGCTGGGCCAACGATTGGACTTTGGGACCAACAAGATGGCGTACCCGGCAAGGGCGACTACCCGCTTTATGCAAATACAGCCCACTCAATTGAATTAAATGCTACTGTAAACATTCCGGAGTGGAATAAAGAAATCCGCATAATGCTGGAGGAAGATGCCTTTTTTGATGGCGATTCAGTTCGATATATTGACGGCCGCCAAACAGAACTTTGGCTTATACCACGACAAGATTAATTACAACCCAATTTCTTTAATGAATAGCATTGATTCCTTATTGAACCTTCTTAAGGATACCCCTCAAGGTCCCTTTTTTAACCCTTGGTATCAGTCGGACCCCGAACATGATCAAGACAATAACGGGCCGAAGGTTCGCAGAACACAACTCAAGCACTATCTAAAAGAGCGTCTTGATACGGCAAAATATCTTTTTATTGCCGAGGCACTGGGCTATCAAGGGGGCCATTTTACGGGTATTGCGATGACCTCCGAACGTATTCTGCTCGGTCACCATAAGCCGGTACACGGTATTCCTGCTGATGGTGCTTTTCAAACTATTAAAGCACAACGCACCAGCAAACCAGCGGTAAAGAAAAAAGGAATGTCGGAGCCAACGGCTACGATCATGTGGAAAGCAATCTATCAGCTGGGCATTGACCCGTATGAAACTGTGCTCTGGAATGCCTTGCCTTGGCATCCGTATGATTCTGATGATGGGCTTCTCAGTAATCGTACTCCTACCGACAGTGAACTTGAAAAAGGATATCCCTCATTAAAAGCTTTTCTGGAACTATTCCCAGACGGAGAAATTATAGCAGTGGGACGAAAATGCGAGCAAAGTTTGGATGCTTTTGGGATATCTGATTACACGCCTGTACGCCACCCAGCCAATGGAGGAGCTCCAAAATTCCGCCGCCAGATGAAGGAATTAATAGAACGCAGATAACACGGATCAGACAGATTTTCGCGAATATAATTTTTTATCATTAAAC belongs to Fodinibius sp. Rm-B-1B1-1 and includes:
- a CDS encoding M24 family metallopeptidase; this encodes MNIFTKYASLILIFLFATNPIISAQHTTPPNILSMQERAEVENQWLEHRLNNVIPKLMRRENIDMWIIIAREYNEDPVIKTMLPATWQSARRRTILVFSNDGQKVERMAVARYDIGKFFKTAWDKEKEPNQWQRLADIIKEKDPQTIALNYSSTFALADGISKSQYKDFSSTLSRKYQDRIISGENLAIGWLETRTEPEMQVYPMIVHIAHDIIAEGFSEKVIQPGITTTTDVEWWYRERIRDLNLTAWFHPSVSVQRSADPDTSFLNNFSQRPDENVILPGDLLHVDFGITYLGLNTDTQQHAYVLKPGENQAPKGLQKALKTGNRLQDILTENFKEGRNGNEILAKSRKRAINEGITPSIYTHPIGYHGHGAGPTIGLWDQQDGVPGKGDYPLYANTAHSIELNATVNIPEWNKEIRIMLEEDAFFDGDSVRYIDGRQTELWLIPRQD
- a CDS encoding uracil-DNA glycosylase, giving the protein MNSIDSLLNLLKDTPQGPFFNPWYQSDPEHDQDNNGPKVRRTQLKHYLKERLDTAKYLFIAEALGYQGGHFTGIAMTSERILLGHHKPVHGIPADGAFQTIKAQRTSKPAVKKKGMSEPTATIMWKAIYQLGIDPYETVLWNALPWHPYDSDDGLLSNRTPTDSELEKGYPSLKAFLELFPDGEIIAVGRKCEQSLDAFGISDYTPVRHPANGGAPKFRRQMKELIERR